In Agarivorans gilvus, one genomic interval encodes:
- a CDS encoding bifunctional protein-serine/threonine kinase/phosphatase yields the protein MTTSQLRVSIGQCSDKGRKPLNQDCYGAFTPSGAQLQHKGFAAVIADGISSSEVSQIASETAVNSFLDDYYCTSETWTVQHAATRVLQATNSWLYSQSQQSPYYYDKNKGYVCTLSALVIKGNLAHLFHVGDTRIYRLNQQGLEQLTNDHCVWGSEQQSYLSRALGIEPHCEFDYRCLAIEQGDIFLLCSDGVYEYIDAEQVQHTLISNHHDLTKAAEDIVATAYLAGSDDNLSLQIIRLEQVPQSADNSLKEQVAALSFPPELQARMEMDSYKIIRPIHHSARSHVFLAEDQHSGQQVILKTPSVDLRGDEEYLERFFTEEWMARRINSAHVLKASAEPRQRHFLYTVFEYLEGQTLQQWITDNPKPDLAKVREIVEQIAKGLRAFHRMDMLHQDLKPDNIMIDKHGTVKIIDFGSVWAAGLAEQVQDHTQSSLLGTALYSAPELFLGYGGSVRAELFSLAVITYYLLSGRFPYGTNVAKAKTEAAQRRLVYQSVLDSEREIPVWVDDALEKALHPNPQKRYSQISEFLVDLRKPNQAFINKTRAPLAERNPVALWQGISAILAGVVIFLLVR from the coding sequence ATGACCACTAGCCAACTGCGTGTATCGATTGGCCAATGTTCTGATAAGGGGCGCAAGCCCCTTAATCAGGACTGCTACGGCGCATTTACTCCAAGCGGGGCTCAGCTACAACATAAGGGTTTTGCTGCGGTGATCGCCGACGGCATTAGCAGTAGCGAAGTGAGTCAAATTGCCAGCGAAACCGCCGTTAACAGTTTTCTAGATGATTATTATTGCACCTCCGAAACTTGGACAGTACAGCATGCCGCCACTCGCGTGCTGCAGGCCACCAATAGCTGGCTCTATAGCCAATCTCAACAAAGCCCCTACTATTACGACAAAAATAAAGGCTACGTTTGTACCCTGAGTGCCTTGGTGATTAAGGGCAATCTGGCGCATTTATTTCATGTGGGTGATACTCGCATTTATCGCTTAAACCAGCAGGGTTTAGAGCAACTGACTAACGATCACTGTGTTTGGGGCAGCGAGCAACAAAGTTACTTGAGCCGCGCTCTGGGCATTGAGCCGCATTGTGAATTTGACTACCGATGCTTAGCCATTGAGCAAGGCGATATTTTTCTGCTGTGTAGCGATGGGGTATACGAATACATCGACGCCGAGCAAGTACAGCACACCCTCATTTCCAACCACCATGATCTCACTAAGGCTGCCGAAGACATTGTTGCCACGGCTTATTTAGCGGGCAGTGACGATAACTTAAGCTTGCAGATTATTCGCCTAGAGCAAGTGCCGCAAAGCGCGGATAACAGCCTAAAAGAGCAAGTGGCTGCCTTGTCATTTCCCCCAGAGCTGCAGGCCAGAATGGAAATGGATTCTTATAAGATTATTCGCCCCATTCATCACAGCGCCCGTAGTCATGTCTTCTTAGCTGAAGATCAGCACAGTGGTCAGCAGGTGATTCTAAAAACCCCTTCGGTAGATCTACGCGGTGATGAAGAGTACTTAGAGCGCTTTTTTACCGAGGAGTGGATGGCTCGGCGAATTAACAGCGCCCATGTATTAAAGGCTAGCGCCGAGCCGCGCCAGCGACACTTTTTATATACGGTGTTTGAATATCTAGAAGGGCAAACCCTGCAGCAGTGGATCACCGACAATCCTAAGCCCGATTTGGCTAAGGTGAGGGAGATAGTCGAGCAAATTGCCAAGGGCTTACGCGCCTTTCATCGCATGGACATGCTGCATCAAGATCTAAAGCCCGACAACATCATGATTGATAAACATGGCACCGTGAAGATCATTGATTTTGGTTCGGTATGGGCGGCTGGTTTGGCCGAGCAAGTACAGGACCATACTCAATCGTCTTTATTAGGCACCGCCTTGTACTCTGCGCCAGAGTTGTTTTTAGGTTACGGCGGCAGCGTGCGCGCCGAGTTGTTTTCGTTAGCGGTGATTACTTACTACCTGCTGTCGGGGCGCTTCCCCTATGGAACTAACGTGGCTAAAGCTAAAACCGAAGCGGCTCAGCGGCGTTTGGTATATCAGTCGGTACTTGATAGCGAGCGGGAAATTCCGGTGTGGGTGGATGATGCCCTAGAAAAAGCCCTACACCCCAATCCGCAAAAGCGTTATTCGCAAATTAGTGAGTTTTTGGTGGATCTGCGCAAGCCCAACCAGGCCTTTATTAACAAAACTAGAGCACCGCTGGCAGAGCGTAACCCAGTGGCGCTGTGGCAGGGCATTTCCGCGATACTCGCAGGCGTCGTGATTTTTTTATTGGTTCGTTAA
- the cynS gene encoding cyanase: MISSREQVTQQIVASKVKKGIKWSEVAKAIGLSKEWTTAACLGQMTFDKQQAEIIGDLFELSDEAVAWLQIAPYKGSLPTAVPSDPLIYRWYEVVSVYGSTIKELIHEEFGDGIMSAIDFSMNIQREADPKGDRVNIVLSGKFLPYKTY; this comes from the coding sequence ATGATTAGTAGCAGAGAACAAGTCACCCAACAAATCGTTGCCAGCAAGGTAAAGAAGGGCATTAAGTGGAGCGAAGTGGCCAAGGCCATCGGCCTATCCAAAGAGTGGACCACTGCCGCCTGTTTAGGGCAAATGACCTTTGATAAACAGCAGGCCGAAATTATCGGTGATTTATTTGAATTATCCGATGAAGCGGTCGCGTGGTTGCAAATTGCCCCTTATAAGGGCTCGTTGCCCACTGCTGTGCCAAGCGATCCGTTAATTTACCGCTGGTACGAAGTGGTGAGTGTCTATGGTTCTACCATTAAAGAGCTGATCCACGAAGAGTTTGGTGATGGCATCATGAGCGCCATTGATTTCTCCATGAATATTCAGCGTGAAGCCGATCCGAAAGGGGATCGCGTGAACATTGTACTGTCTGGTAAGTTCTTGCCTTATAAGACTTATTAG
- a CDS encoding CNNM domain-containing protein yields the protein MFLLVSFLCLAIFVSFLCSVLEAVLLSVSPSYIQLQQQQSPKVAQRLSKLKDSIDKPLAAILSLNTVAHTAGAAGVGAQVAALYGSQYLAISSAIMTILVLVLSEIVPKTLGVTYWRQLAPFAAWLLPLMIKLFAPFVWLSDRITARIGNHEEDFSNLREEISALAELGHQQGVIEQGESQVLRNLLRLEQRKVTDIMTPRAVVHRIEKNSSVREFIAVHQAEPFSRIPVYQEERDNFIAYVHKQDLLGAALDNKWDTPVCEYSRKLLMLPASVSIRHAYQSLLQARELIAAVVNEYGEVQGLLTMEDILETLLGQEIIDETDAIEDMQRLARFQWLKRLRNKKQRYSR from the coding sequence GTGTTTCTGTTAGTGAGTTTTTTATGTCTCGCCATTTTTGTATCGTTTTTATGTTCCGTCTTAGAAGCGGTGCTACTGAGTGTGTCGCCTAGCTACATTCAACTGCAGCAACAACAATCCCCCAAAGTTGCCCAACGTTTATCCAAATTAAAAGACAGTATTGATAAGCCACTGGCGGCGATTCTTAGCCTTAATACCGTAGCGCATACCGCAGGCGCCGCCGGTGTGGGTGCTCAGGTCGCGGCTCTTTATGGCTCTCAATATTTAGCCATTTCTTCGGCGATTATGACGATATTGGTATTGGTCTTGTCGGAAATTGTGCCTAAAACTCTTGGCGTAACTTATTGGCGACAACTCGCGCCCTTTGCCGCTTGGTTGCTACCGCTAATGATTAAGCTATTTGCCCCCTTTGTTTGGTTAAGCGACCGCATCACCGCGCGCATTGGTAACCACGAAGAAGACTTTTCTAACCTACGCGAAGAAATTAGTGCCCTAGCAGAGCTGGGCCACCAGCAGGGCGTGATTGAGCAGGGCGAGTCTCAGGTGCTGCGTAACTTATTGCGCCTAGAGCAGCGTAAAGTCACCGACATTATGACGCCACGCGCGGTGGTGCACCGTATCGAGAAAAACAGCAGCGTGAGAGAGTTCATTGCAGTGCATCAGGCCGAGCCCTTTTCGCGGATTCCGGTCTACCAAGAAGAGCGCGATAACTTCATCGCCTATGTACATAAACAAGACCTACTCGGCGCCGCGCTTGACAACAAATGGGATACACCGGTTTGTGAGTACTCACGTAAGTTATTAATGTTGCCAGCCAGCGTGAGTATACGCCATGCCTACCAAAGCCTGTTGCAAGCGCGTGAGCTGATTGCCGCCGTAGTTAACGAATATGGTGAAGTGCAGGGTTTGCTTACTATGGAAGACATTCTAGAAACGTTGTTAGGCCAAGAGATTATTGACGAAACCGACGCCATTGAAGACATGCAACGCCTAGCGCGCTTTCAATGGTTGAAACGACTACGCAATAAGAAGCAGCGCTACAGTCGTTAA
- a CDS encoding type II toxin-antitoxin system RelE/ParE family toxin: protein MQKHKYKLSQLAQAHLRKIKGYTISNYSERQWQSYKKTLLTGFQMLADNQALALSCDDIYPNGFYFPLAKHCAYFTKEEGFILIVAVLGKSQLPQKHL, encoded by the coding sequence ATGCAAAAACATAAATACAAACTCAGTCAGCTCGCTCAGGCTCATCTACGCAAAATAAAAGGCTACACCATTAGCAATTACTCCGAGCGGCAATGGCAAAGCTACAAAAAGACCCTACTCACTGGATTTCAGATGCTGGCCGACAATCAAGCGCTTGCTTTAAGTTGTGATGATATTTACCCAAACGGATTTTACTTTCCCCTTGCTAAGCACTGTGCTTATTTTACCAAAGAAGAAGGCTTCATTTTGATAGTAGCGGTACTGGGAAAATCACAATTACCCCAAAAGCACTTGTGA
- a CDS encoding type II toxin-antitoxin system Phd/YefM family antitoxin — MQTLTANDAKRNFGELLLSAQREPVKISKNSKDAVVVMSIKDFEELEAMKADYLKHCFEAAKQDLAQGNVVDGEDFINSL; from the coding sequence ATGCAAACATTAACAGCAAATGATGCGAAACGTAATTTTGGTGAATTGCTGCTTAGCGCCCAACGAGAGCCGGTAAAGATTAGTAAGAACAGTAAAGACGCGGTAGTCGTTATGTCTATCAAAGATTTTGAAGAGCTAGAAGCGATGAAAGCGGATTACCTTAAACACTGCTTCGAGGCCGCCAAGCAAGACTTAGCGCAAGGCAATGTGGTTGATGGTGAAGACTTCATAAATTCCTTATAA
- the puuE gene encoding allantoinase PuuE, giving the protein MELNNPRDYIGYGRDNVPDANWPNKAKIAVQFVLNYEEGGENCVLHGDPHAETFLSEIAGAEPYPTRHLSMESLYEYGSRAGVWRVLNEFKQRQLPLTIFGVATALQRNPEVTKALIEDGHEIACHGLKWIHYQDMPIEQERQHMQQALDIIQELTGKRPIGWYTGRDSPNTRSLVAEQDGLLYDSDYYGDDLPFWTQVPKVGAQGETRPHLVIPYTLDTNDMRFASPYGFSHGEEFFQYLKENFDCLYQEGESKPKMMSIGLHCRIIGKPSRFMALKKFLDYVQSHEGVWVATREQIARHWIENHPAK; this is encoded by the coding sequence ATGGAACTTAATAACCCACGTGATTACATCGGCTATGGCCGCGACAATGTGCCCGATGCCAACTGGCCGAACAAGGCAAAAATCGCCGTACAATTTGTATTGAACTACGAAGAAGGCGGCGAAAACTGTGTATTACACGGCGACCCACATGCCGAAACTTTTCTCTCAGAAATAGCCGGAGCCGAGCCTTACCCAACCCGCCACCTCAGCATGGAATCACTCTATGAATATGGCTCACGCGCTGGCGTATGGCGGGTATTAAACGAATTTAAACAACGCCAATTACCGCTAACTATTTTTGGTGTGGCTACCGCGCTGCAACGCAACCCCGAAGTAACCAAAGCGCTAATTGAAGACGGCCATGAAATAGCTTGTCACGGCTTAAAGTGGATCCACTATCAAGACATGCCTATCGAGCAAGAGCGCCAGCACATGCAACAGGCCTTGGATATTATTCAAGAGCTCACCGGCAAACGCCCCATAGGTTGGTATACCGGACGCGACTCACCCAATACCCGTAGTTTAGTGGCCGAGCAAGATGGCCTGTTATATGACTCAGACTACTACGGTGACGATCTACCTTTCTGGACTCAAGTGCCAAAAGTCGGTGCACAGGGCGAAACCCGCCCACATTTGGTGATCCCTTACACCCTAGACACCAATGACATGCGCTTTGCCTCGCCCTACGGCTTTAGCCACGGCGAAGAGTTCTTTCAATACTTAAAAGAAAACTTTGATTGCCTATATCAAGAAGGTGAGAGCAAGCCGAAAATGATGTCGATTGGTCTACACTGCCGCATCATTGGTAAGCCGAGCCGTTTCATGGCACTGAAGAAGTTCCTCGACTACGTGCAATCTCATGAAGGTGTATGGGTAGCCACCCGCGAGCAAATCGCTCGCCACTGGATAGAAAACCACCCCGCTAAATAG
- a CDS encoding aspartate/glutamate racemase family protein has protein sequence MKIQIINPNTCQGMTEAIGRSAEAVSLSDSQIIACSPQHGPRSIECALDETIAAAAVLDEIAKGREQGVDAHIIACFGDPALDAAREIASAPVIGVAEAAFKLASIVSHRFGIVTTLARTLPAAEHLLHRYGYQHLCSGARAAEIPVLDLEELQQDTFEQLKNECLAAIQQDGADSIVLGCAGMSELAQELSSCLNVPVIDGVSAAVKLAESLHQLKLSTSKRGQYAAPIQKQFIGRYQQWSR, from the coding sequence ATGAAAATTCAAATAATTAACCCTAACACCTGCCAGGGCATGACCGAGGCCATTGGCCGCTCCGCCGAGGCCGTGAGTTTAAGCGATAGCCAAATTATCGCCTGCTCACCGCAGCATGGCCCGCGCAGTATCGAATGTGCCCTAGATGAAACCATCGCCGCGGCTGCAGTGCTTGACGAAATCGCTAAGGGGCGTGAGCAAGGGGTAGATGCCCATATTATTGCCTGCTTTGGCGACCCCGCGCTGGATGCCGCTCGCGAAATAGCTAGCGCCCCGGTGATTGGCGTAGCCGAAGCCGCCTTTAAACTGGCCAGCATTGTGTCTCACCGCTTTGGCATTGTTACCACCTTGGCGCGCACGCTGCCGGCTGCCGAGCACCTATTGCATCGCTACGGCTACCAACACCTATGCTCAGGTGCTAGAGCCGCAGAGATCCCAGTATTAGATCTAGAAGAACTACAGCAAGATACCTTTGAACAACTTAAAAATGAGTGTTTGGCCGCCATTCAACAAGACGGTGCCGACTCTATTGTATTGGGCTGCGCGGGCATGTCTGAGCTGGCCCAAGAGTTAAGCTCATGCCTTAATGTGCCGGTGATTGATGGCGTAAGTGCCGCGGTGAAACTCGCCGAGAGCTTACACCAGCTAAAACTCTCTACTTCTAAGCGGGGGCAATACGCCGCACCTATTCAAAAACAATTTATTGGCCGTTACCAACAATGGAGCCGCTAG
- a CDS encoding GntR family transcriptional regulator has protein sequence MSNDEKIYQKMLKAIVEHQLPPGSRLPEDKLSEAFGVSRTGIRKVLQRLAIERFVVIQPNKGAQVNHPSRQEAEEVLDSRIMLEPMLIPEIADNWNLKAAQQFRAMVQQEKQAEQDEQLAKSIQLTADFHIKLAQMGNNQVLASFIEQLCFRSSLVIAAYGTKDSVSCNCGDHAELIDLLDQRKVSEAQDWMRHHLSHIKSSISLNGKQDSPVNFNSLFADAD, from the coding sequence ATGTCCAACGACGAAAAAATATATCAGAAGATGCTAAAAGCCATTGTTGAGCACCAGTTGCCGCCGGGCTCCCGACTTCCTGAAGATAAATTGTCTGAGGCTTTTGGTGTAAGTCGCACCGGCATTCGCAAAGTACTACAACGTTTAGCAATAGAACGCTTCGTGGTAATTCAGCCGAATAAAGGCGCCCAAGTGAATCATCCCAGTCGCCAAGAAGCAGAAGAAGTACTAGACAGCCGGATTATGCTAGAACCGATGTTGATTCCAGAGATCGCCGATAACTGGAACCTAAAAGCTGCCCAACAATTTAGAGCCATGGTGCAACAAGAAAAGCAGGCCGAGCAAGACGAACAACTGGCTAAGTCAATTCAACTCACCGCCGACTTCCATATTAAGTTGGCGCAAATGGGTAATAACCAAGTATTGGCCAGTTTTATAGAACAGCTATGTTTTCGCTCTTCATTAGTGATTGCCGCCTACGGCACCAAAGACAGTGTGAGTTGCAACTGTGGCGACCACGCCGAGCTTATCGATTTACTTGACCAACGCAAAGTCAGCGAGGCTCAAGACTGGATGCGTCATCACCTCAGCCATATTAAATCTTCAATTTCACTGAACGGCAAACAAGACAGTCCGGTGAACTTCAACAGCTTATTTGCAGACGCGGATTAA
- a CDS encoding NCS1 family nucleobase:cation symporter-1: MKKELPISPKLSNADLLPDKEQKWGWYSIFAFWMSDVHSVGGYVFAASLFALGLNGIQVFISLLVGISIVLVFANLMGKPGQKAGVPFPVVARMSFGVFGANIPAVIRGLIAVVWYGIQTFLASSSFIILLLYFFPSMESLADSSFVGLSYLGWVGFIAMWILQGIVFMFGMDMIRKVIDWSGPAIYIAMFALCVYMIDAAGWDNISFNLSSKNLDGWDAGIQMFVAAALVAGYFAGPTLNFSDFSRYCGSYQKLKLGNILGLPLNFIVFSAFSVIIVSASIPVFGEMITDPVETVKRLDSGLITVLGALTFIFATVGINIVANFVAPAFDFSNVSPQKISFKAGGFIAAFGSVLLTPWNLFNNPEMIHYTVDVLAAMIGPLYGIIIVDYYLVKKGKIDIPSLYTESEQGLYWYKKGINMKSVYALAVASIVSIVATFMIHALSNYALFIGGIVAAVVYRYLMAPETAYALQMKLAESEA, from the coding sequence ATGAAAAAGGAATTACCAATTAGTCCGAAATTGAGTAACGCAGACTTACTCCCCGACAAAGAGCAAAAGTGGGGCTGGTACAGTATTTTTGCATTTTGGATGTCAGATGTTCACAGTGTGGGTGGCTATGTATTTGCCGCCAGTTTATTTGCCTTGGGGCTGAATGGCATTCAAGTATTTATTAGCTTGTTAGTGGGCATTAGCATTGTGTTGGTTTTTGCTAATTTAATGGGTAAGCCGGGGCAAAAGGCCGGGGTGCCTTTTCCGGTAGTGGCGCGCATGTCCTTTGGGGTCTTTGGGGCCAACATCCCGGCGGTGATCCGCGGCCTAATTGCAGTGGTTTGGTACGGTATTCAAACCTTCTTAGCCTCTAGCTCGTTTATTATTTTGTTGTTGTACTTCTTCCCTAGTATGGAGTCGCTAGCAGATTCAAGCTTTGTGGGTCTGTCTTATTTAGGTTGGGTTGGCTTTATCGCTATGTGGATTTTGCAAGGCATTGTATTTATGTTTGGCATGGACATGATCCGCAAGGTGATTGACTGGTCTGGCCCGGCTATTTATATCGCGATGTTTGCTTTGTGTGTGTACATGATCGACGCAGCCGGTTGGGACAACATCAGCTTCAACCTCAGTTCTAAAAACTTAGATGGCTGGGATGCGGGCATTCAAATGTTTGTAGCCGCGGCTTTAGTGGCGGGTTACTTTGCAGGGCCAACGCTAAACTTCAGTGACTTCTCTCGTTACTGTGGCAGCTACCAAAAATTGAAGTTGGGTAATATCTTGGGTCTACCGCTTAACTTCATCGTATTCTCTGCTTTTAGTGTGATTATCGTATCGGCTTCTATTCCGGTATTTGGTGAAATGATTACCGACCCAGTAGAAACTGTAAAACGCTTAGATTCAGGCCTAATCACCGTGTTGGGTGCTTTAACCTTCATCTTTGCCACCGTGGGCATTAACATTGTGGCTAACTTTGTAGCCCCCGCGTTTGACTTCTCTAACGTATCACCACAAAAAATCAGCTTTAAAGCGGGTGGCTTTATCGCCGCTTTTGGTTCGGTATTGCTCACACCTTGGAATCTATTTAATAACCCTGAAATGATTCACTACACGGTTGACGTATTGGCCGCGATGATTGGGCCGCTATACGGCATTATCATTGTTGACTACTACCTAGTGAAGAAAGGCAAAATTGATATTCCTTCCTTATATACCGAGTCTGAGCAAGGCCTGTATTGGTACAAGAAGGGCATTAACATGAAGAGTGTTTATGCCTTGGCTGTGGCCAGTATTGTATCGATAGTGGCTACCTTTATGATTCATGCCTTATCTAACTATGCCTTGTTTATTGGTGGCATTGTGGCGGCGGTGGTTTACCGTTATTTAATGGCACCGGAAACGGCCTATGCGCTGCAAATGAAGCTAGCGGAGAGTGAAGCTTAA
- a CDS encoding PAS domain S-box protein, which produces MANFRKLQNSVGSITIDESGKVHSFDSVAERIFGYVSSEVIGQNVSILMPEPHRSHHDGYLKRYLAEASEHIIGRGRELLGLHKDGHTFPIWLAVNYVQVEGITLFTGAVLDLSSQKQTERELSRSEELSRAVLDTAVNPIITINRFGQIQSFNNSAEKFFGFTREEVLDKNVNILMPEPDHSHHDSYLSNYLKTGSPKIIGTGREVVAKTKHGALVPIHLSVGEMEMDDETMFVGIITDISQQKAVEKELLQHRERLEELVALATEEVEAIVKTAANGVITIDENGTIDVFNPSAEALFAWPSEKVKGQSISMLLSEPDAALYQQHIARYLEFGSNQEMVKGIEVQAKRRNGSLFAALIASGHRELKNGRHLFVVFIHDITEQKRTEEVLRIAKESAEQGVKTKAAFLANMSHEIRTPMNAIIGFSELVQQSPQLPQSLSQHMNTIVNSSKALLSLLNDILDVSKLESEQFSLDSVAFNLPNVIRDALQMLEYRANEKALQLLLDYPPQLPMVFVGDPLRLRQVLINLVGNSVKFTDKGVVKVSVETTDIADQLLISVSDTGIGMSAEQLDKVFEPFSQADISISRRYGGTGLGTTICKQLVSLMGGTIWAQSEQGKGSQFQFTCRLPVASDDSAEILFDDGQPKSEEYYSPRLFSVLLAEDIKENAILVSLRLEQQGHQVDWVTDGEKALNAYKNGHFDLILMDVMMPEMDGLEATRIIRRIEKESGQHIPIIALTASIMQEDHLNCTNAGMDAVEGKPIDFAKLLDTMEQTVPVDKGRPNTIKRVGGRRHPLVDFSPVEAVANYRKAISVWGDPVVYATALHSFAKDHQQDASHIAKLLEGDRYSIERARDVAHALKGVSGNLMLDRIYAVSLHINNHFRTSILSDLRNDLKDLDKAIATAVAAINKLELPEQTEVVAKRFDAQEVLKLVNALLLSYEQLNPDLASPIIDRLLEYVDSATVAPVLAELNAYDFDSAREKTIEMASSLGLNVGEQQ; this is translated from the coding sequence ATGGCGAATTTTCGTAAACTGCAAAATTCGGTAGGCAGTATTACCATTGACGAATCAGGTAAGGTGCATTCGTTTGATTCGGTTGCTGAACGTATTTTTGGTTATGTGTCGAGTGAAGTGATTGGGCAAAATGTCTCGATATTGATGCCAGAACCTCACCGCTCTCATCACGACGGTTATTTAAAGCGTTATTTAGCCGAGGCCAGCGAACATATTATTGGTCGTGGTCGCGAATTGCTTGGCTTGCACAAAGATGGTCATACCTTCCCAATCTGGTTGGCGGTCAACTACGTGCAAGTGGAAGGGATTACCCTATTTACCGGGGCGGTACTTGACCTTAGCTCCCAAAAACAAACCGAACGTGAATTATCGCGCAGTGAAGAGTTATCCCGAGCCGTATTAGATACTGCAGTAAACCCAATTATTACCATTAATCGGTTTGGCCAGATCCAGTCTTTCAATAATTCTGCGGAAAAGTTTTTTGGTTTTACCCGTGAAGAGGTGCTGGATAAGAACGTTAACATTCTTATGCCAGAGCCGGATCATTCCCATCACGACAGTTATTTATCTAATTACCTTAAAACCGGCTCACCCAAAATTATTGGTACTGGTCGCGAAGTGGTGGCAAAAACCAAGCATGGCGCATTGGTGCCGATTCATCTGTCGGTGGGTGAGATGGAAATGGATGATGAAACCATGTTTGTTGGCATCATCACCGATATCTCACAGCAAAAAGCCGTAGAAAAAGAATTACTGCAACACCGTGAACGGCTGGAAGAACTGGTTGCCCTAGCCACCGAAGAAGTTGAAGCCATTGTAAAAACCGCTGCCAATGGGGTGATTACCATCGATGAAAACGGCACCATCGACGTATTTAATCCATCGGCTGAGGCCTTGTTTGCTTGGCCAAGCGAGAAGGTTAAAGGCCAATCCATTTCCATGTTATTGAGCGAACCGGATGCGGCACTTTATCAGCAACATATTGCGCGTTACTTAGAGTTTGGCAGTAACCAAGAAATGGTTAAAGGTATTGAGGTACAAGCTAAACGTCGAAATGGCTCATTATTTGCCGCGTTAATCGCATCGGGGCATCGCGAATTAAAAAATGGTCGGCATTTATTTGTGGTATTTATTCACGATATTACCGAGCAAAAACGTACCGAAGAAGTTTTACGCATCGCTAAAGAATCTGCCGAACAAGGGGTAAAAACCAAAGCCGCGTTTTTGGCTAATATGAGTCACGAAATCCGCACTCCGATGAACGCGATTATTGGTTTTTCAGAGTTAGTGCAGCAATCTCCTCAGTTGCCGCAAAGCCTGTCTCAGCACATGAATACCATTGTTAACTCATCTAAGGCCTTATTGAGTTTGTTAAACGATATTCTGGATGTGTCGAAACTGGAAAGTGAGCAATTCAGCCTTGACTCAGTGGCGTTTAATCTGCCGAATGTGATTCGGGATGCGCTGCAAATGCTGGAGTACCGAGCCAACGAAAAAGCCTTGCAACTGCTATTAGATTACCCTCCGCAACTACCTATGGTATTTGTTGGTGACCCATTACGTTTGCGTCAGGTATTAATTAACCTAGTGGGTAATTCGGTGAAATTTACCGATAAGGGGGTGGTGAAGGTGAGTGTTGAAACCACCGATATTGCCGACCAGCTATTGATTAGTGTAAGTGATACCGGCATTGGCATGTCGGCGGAACAATTGGATAAGGTGTTTGAACCCTTTAGTCAGGCCGATATTTCGATCTCGCGTCGTTATGGTGGTACAGGGCTAGGTACCACTATTTGTAAGCAACTGGTGAGCCTAATGGGCGGTACCATTTGGGCGCAAAGCGAGCAAGGAAAAGGCAGCCAATTCCAGTTCACCTGTCGTTTACCGGTTGCCTCGGATGATAGCGCCGAGATTTTATTCGACGATGGGCAGCCTAAAAGTGAAGAGTATTATTCACCACGTTTGTTCTCGGTGTTGTTAGCCGAAGACATCAAAGAAAACGCCATTCTGGTATCACTGCGGTTAGAGCAGCAAGGACACCAAGTCGATTGGGTTACCGATGGCGAAAAAGCGCTAAACGCATACAAAAACGGCCACTTCGATTTAATTTTAATGGATGTAATGATGCCTGAGATGGACGGCTTAGAAGCGACTCGCATTATTCGTCGTATAGAGAAAGAAAGCGGCCAGCATATTCCGATTATTGCGCTTACCGCCAGTATTATGCAGGAAGACCACCTCAACTGTACTAATGCAGGAATGGATGCGGTAGAAGGTAAACCCATCGATTTTGCTAAGCTGTTGGATACCATGGAGCAAACCGTTCCGGTTGATAAAGGCAGGCCTAATACCATCAAACGGGTGGGAGGGCGCCGTCATCCGCTTGTGGATTTCTCGCCAGTTGAGGCCGTAGCTAATTATCGCAAGGCGATTAGCGTATGGGGAGACCCAGTTGTGTACGCTACGGCCTTACATTCGTTTGCTAAAGATCATCAACAAGATGCGTCTCATATCGCTAAGTTGCTGGAGGGCGATCGTTATAGTATTGAGCGGGCCCGTGATGTAGCTCATGCGCTAAAAGGCGTGTCGGGTAATTTAATGTTGGACCGCATCTATGCTGTTAGTCTGCACATTAATAATCACTTTAGAACCTCCATCCTCAGTGACTTGCGTAACGACCTCAAAGACTTAGACAAGGCCATCGCTACTGCGGTGGCGGCAATTAATAAATTGGAACTACCCGAACAGACTGAAGTAGTCGCGAAGCGCTTTGATGCTCAAGAAGTATTGAAATTAGTGAATGCCTTGTTGTTGTCGTATGAGCAGTTAAACCCTGATCTTGCTTCACCCATCATCGATCGTTTATTGGAATATGTAGACAGTGCCACAGTGGCACCAGTGTTAGCTGAGCTTAATGCCTATGATTTTGATAGTGCCAGAGAAAAAACCATAGAAATGGCCTCTAGCCTTGGCTTAAATGTGGGAGAACAACAATGA